The following are encoded in a window of Mycobacteroides chelonae CCUG 47445 genomic DNA:
- the groL gene encoding chaperonin GroEL (60 kDa chaperone family; promotes refolding of misfolded polypeptides especially under stressful conditions; forms two stacked rings of heptamers to form a barrel-shaped 14mer; ends can be capped by GroES; misfolded proteins enter the barrel where they are refolded when GroES binds): MAKTIAYDEEARRGLERGLNALADAVKVTLGPKGRNVVLEKKWGAPTITNDGVSIAKEIELEDPYEKIGAELVKEVAKKTDDVAGDGTTTATVLAQALVKEGLRNVAAGANPLGLKRGIEKAVEAVTSSLLDSAKEIDTKEQIAATAGISAGDQSIGDLIAEAMDKVGNEGVITVEESNTFGLQLELTEGMRFDKGYISGYFVTDAERQEAVLEDPYILLVSSKVSTVKDLLPLLEKVIQGGKPLLIIAEDVEGEALSTLVVNKIRGTFKSVAVKAPGFGDRRKAMLQDMAILTGGQVVSEEVGLSLETADISLLGQARKVVVTKDETTIVEGAGDSDAIAGRVAQIRSEIENSDSDYDREKLQERLAKLAGGVAVIKAGAATEVELKERKHRIEDAVRNAKAAVEEGIVAGGGVALLQAAPALDSLSLEGDEATGANIVRVALSAPLKQIAFNGGLEPGVVAEKVANLPAGHGLNAATNVYEDLLAAGVADPVKVTRSALQNAASIAALFLTTEAVVADKPEKAAAPAGDPTGGMGGMDF, translated from the coding sequence CGCCGCGGCCTGGAGCGGGGCCTCAACGCCCTCGCTGACGCGGTCAAGGTGACGCTGGGCCCCAAGGGTCGCAACGTCGTCTTGGAGAAGAAGTGGGGCGCCCCCACGATCACCAACGATGGTGTGTCCATCGCCAAGGAGATCGAGCTGGAGGACCCGTACGAGAAGATCGGCGCTGAGCTGGTCAAGGAAGTTGCCAAGAAGACTGACGACGTCGCGGGTGACGGCACTACTACCGCCACCGTGCTTGCCCAGGCTCTGGTCAAGGAAGGTCTGCGTAACGTCGCTGCCGGCGCCAACCCGCTCGGCCTGAAGCGCGGCATCGAGAAGGCCGTGGAGGCCGTCACCAGCTCTCTGCTGGACTCCGCCAAGGAGATTGACACCAAGGAGCAGATCGCGGCCACCGCGGGCATCTCCGCGGGTGACCAGTCCATCGGTGATCTGATCGCCGAGGCCATGGACAAGGTCGGCAACGAGGGTGTCATCACCGTCGAGGAGTCCAACACCTTCGGCCTGCAGCTGGAGCTCACCGAGGGCATGCGCTTCGACAAGGGCTACATCTCGGGTTACTTCGTGACCGACGCCGAGCGTCAGGAAGCCGTCCTGGAGGATCCCTACATCCTGCTGGTCAGCTCCAAGGTCTCGACTGTCAAGGACCTGCTTCCCTTGCTGGAGAAGGTCATCCAGGGTGGCAAGCCGCTGCTGATCATCGCCGAGGACGTTGAGGGCGAGGCTCTCTCGACCCTGGTCGTGAACAAGATCCGTGGCACCTTCAAGTCCGTCGCCGTCAAGGCTCCGGGCTTCGGTGACCGTCGCAAGGCGATGCTGCAGGACATGGCGATCCTCACCGGTGGCCAGGTCGTCAGCGAAGAGGTCGGCCTCTCCCTGGAGACCGCCGACATCTCCCTGCTCGGGCAGGCTCGCAAGGTCGTCGTCACCAAGGACGAGACCACCATCGTCGAGGGCGCGGGCGATTCCGACGCCATCGCCGGTCGCGTGGCGCAGATCCGCAGCGAGATCGAGAACAGCGACTCCGACTACGACCGCGAGAAGCTGCAGGAGCGCCTGGCCAAGCTGGCCGGCGGTGTTGCGGTGATCAAGGCCGGAGCTGCCACCGAGGTGGAGCTCAAGGAGCGCAAGCACCGCATCGAGGACGCCGTTCGCAACGCGAAGGCCGCCGTCGAAGAGGGCATCGTCGCCGGTGGTGGCGTCGCCCTGCTGCAGGCTGCCCCCGCGCTGGACTCGCTCTCGCTCGAGGGTGACGAGGCCACGGGTGCCAACATCGTCCGGGTGGCGCTGTCGGCTCCGCTGAAGCAGATCGCCTTCAACGGTGGTCTGGAGCCGGGTGTCGTCGCGGAGAAGGTCGCGAACCTTCCTGCGGGCCACGGCCTGAACGCGGCGACCAACGTGTACGAGGACCTGCTCGCGGCCGGCGTTGCCGACCCCGTGAAGGTGACCCGCTCGGCGCTGCAGAACGCGGCGTCCATCGCGGCGCTGTTCCTCACCACCGAGGCCGTTGTTGCCGACAAGCCGGAGAAGGCCGCCGCACCTGCGGGCGACCCGACCGGTGGCATGGGCGGTATGGACTTCTAA
- a CDS encoding pyridoxal-phosphate dependent enzyme yields the protein MDRHFAESVGRPDLIQLADGMFCLRFETMKVVSAMAAVQQLLDSGAIDRETTLLDSSSGIYAHALALAAHRHGLKCHIVGSTTVDETLRVQLAILGAHFEQMPPTPNLKLDQNRRVARIHEILREQPNYHWMRQYHDDIHYAGYRPIAHQIRRELGDTALTLVGGVGTGASTGSLATELRVDAPDTRLAGIQPFGSVTFDAEHLDDPDIIIAGIGSSIPFENVDPSLYDTVHWIGFGAAQSGAIELLRRHAVFAGLSTGAAFLAAQWEKERNPERAVVFTAPDTGHRYVQNVFARHEDAAAMAEFSPKAVADNADLALPWSYRDYDRPTSGFVADGHSLCHAAART from the coding sequence GTGGACAGACATTTCGCAGAGTCGGTGGGGCGCCCCGACCTGATTCAGTTGGCCGACGGGATGTTCTGTCTGCGATTCGAGACCATGAAGGTTGTTTCGGCCATGGCGGCCGTGCAGCAGCTGCTGGACAGCGGCGCGATTGATCGCGAGACGACCCTCCTCGACAGCTCCAGTGGTATCTACGCGCACGCCCTGGCGCTGGCCGCACATCGCCACGGCCTGAAATGTCACATCGTGGGTTCCACCACGGTCGACGAGACACTGCGCGTCCAGCTGGCCATCCTGGGCGCGCACTTCGAGCAGATGCCCCCGACTCCGAACCTGAAACTGGATCAGAACCGCCGGGTTGCCCGCATCCACGAGATTCTGCGCGAGCAGCCCAACTACCACTGGATGCGCCAGTATCACGACGACATTCACTACGCCGGGTACCGCCCGATTGCTCACCAGATCCGGCGCGAACTCGGGGACACCGCGCTGACCCTTGTCGGCGGCGTGGGTACCGGCGCATCAACCGGCAGCCTCGCCACCGAGCTGCGCGTCGATGCACCCGATACCCGCTTGGCGGGGATACAGCCGTTCGGCTCGGTGACTTTCGACGCGGAACATCTCGATGACCCTGACATCATCATTGCCGGCATCGGCAGCTCCATTCCCTTCGAGAATGTGGACCCAAGCCTGTACGACACGGTGCACTGGATCGGCTTTGGCGCCGCACAGTCAGGTGCCATCGAACTACTGCGCAGGCACGCGGTCTTCGCGGGACTGTCCACTGGAGCGGCGTTCCTTGCCGCGCAATGGGAGAAGGAACGCAACCCCGAGCGCGCGGTGGTTTTCACCGCACCCGACACCGGGCATCGCTACGTGCAGAACGTGTTCGCCCGTCATGAGGACGCCGCTGCCATGGCGGAGTTCTCACCAAAGGCCGTGGCGGACAACGCCGATCTGGCACTGCCCTGGTCGTACCGCGACTACGACAGGCCCACGTCCGGTTTCGTAGCGGACGGCCACAGCCTGTGCCATGCCGCCGCGCGCACCTGA